A region from the Candidatus Electrothrix scaldis genome encodes:
- the cmr1 gene encoding type III-B CRISPR module RAMP protein Cmr1, whose amino-acid sequence MSVRNPKAKAEKLGVASPEDLLSNLKEQAEPAEKQKWLSYKIEVITPIFGGGVKAGEPDTKMPIRASAIRGQLRYWWRFLESAKIDMNKPGAKNELFKKERDIWGGMAEGEEDHSSKVRLRIKIDKNVLLRVQGQKRQYAEDEPKYALFPAREQTQTIPHQPAKYLIWPDPNGKTKLTFELLLSTPKKYREEVERVLRCVDNIRWHRSAYPAGLRKYTLLGPRAWSGWRTRGGSSRVRVEVSR is encoded by the coding sequence ATGAGCGTGCGCAATCCCAAGGCAAAGGCGGAAAAGCTGGGTGTAGCTTCCCCGGAGGATCTGCTCAGTAATCTTAAAGAGCAGGCTGAACCCGCAGAAAAGCAGAAATGGCTGAGCTATAAAATTGAGGTCATCACCCCGATCTTTGGCGGAGGGGTCAAGGCCGGTGAGCCGGACACGAAGATGCCGATCCGGGCCTCGGCTATCCGGGGGCAGTTGCGGTATTGGTGGAGGTTTTTGGAGAGTGCCAAGATAGATATGAACAAACCGGGAGCGAAGAATGAGCTGTTTAAGAAAGAGCGGGATATTTGGGGAGGAATGGCTGAGGGGGAAGAGGATCACAGCAGTAAGGTGAGGCTTCGGATCAAGATTGATAAAAACGTTCTGTTACGTGTCCAGGGACAAAAGAGACAATACGCTGAAGATGAGCCAAAATATGCTCTATTTCCTGCTCGCGAACAGACACAAACCATTCCTCATCAACCCGCAAAATATTTAATATGGCCCGATCCTAACGGAAAGACAAAGTTGACCTTTGAATTACTACTCTCCACTCCTAAAAAATATAGAGAGGAGGTTGAACGAGTTCTGCGTTGTGTGGATAACATTCGGTGGCATAGGAGCGCGTACCCGGCGGGGTTGCGGAAGTATACATTGCTTGGACCCAGAGCTTGGTCCGGTTGGCGTACTAGAGGCGGAAGCAGCAGGGTGCGAGTTGAAGTTTCAAGGTAA
- the cas6 gene encoding CRISPR system precrRNA processing endoribonuclease RAMP protein Cas6 translates to MQSCTPDLLLGEYRFTFTARDHLTLPKFSDPLRRSVFGLALHQQSCIAPHADCSDCMLRHQCDFAFFIKGPRPPEAEMMRKVGTVPLPHIFHSEQCGEASIPPGGQFSHGLVLAGAACKRLPAVVRAMATSGQLGFGSDRAKAELVQVTQVLPGAQRLLWEQQGEVRDSIIEPIPVPSAPAAVRMQFLTPYLPSDKTFRPDRLEISRLLMAVIRRVSLLQYFYMGCPLEADFRALKECATRSELISIALRPHTSTCWSARQGKVVEFRGFLGTVDFAPAEPELFWPFLRLGQRLHIGKQASKGFGRYQLLER, encoded by the coding sequence ATGCAGAGCTGCACTCCAGACCTCCTCCTTGGCGAATACCGCTTCACCTTTACGGCCCGTGACCACCTGACCCTGCCGAAATTTTCCGACCCCTTGCGACGCAGCGTGTTCGGGCTGGCCCTGCATCAGCAGAGCTGCATTGCACCGCATGCAGACTGTAGCGACTGCATGCTCCGCCATCAATGCGACTTCGCCTTTTTCATCAAAGGCCCCAGACCGCCCGAGGCGGAGATGATGCGCAAGGTGGGCACCGTACCCCTGCCCCATATCTTTCACAGTGAGCAATGCGGCGAGGCAAGCATCCCGCCGGGCGGGCAATTCAGCCACGGCCTGGTGCTGGCCGGAGCAGCCTGTAAGCGCCTGCCAGCGGTGGTCCGGGCAATGGCAACATCTGGGCAGCTGGGCTTTGGATCGGACAGGGCAAAGGCGGAGCTGGTCCAGGTTACCCAGGTCTTGCCCGGTGCTCAGCGGCTGCTTTGGGAGCAGCAAGGAGAGGTTCGGGACAGCATAATCGAACCGATCCCGGTGCCGTCTGCACCCGCTGCTGTGCGCATGCAGTTCCTCACACCCTACCTGCCTTCGGACAAGACCTTCCGCCCGGACAGGCTTGAAATCAGTCGCCTGCTTATGGCCGTGATTCGGCGCGTCTCTCTGCTTCAGTATTTTTATATGGGCTGTCCCCTGGAGGCCGACTTCCGGGCCCTCAAGGAATGCGCTACCCGATCCGAGCTTATCAGTATTGCCCTGCGCCCGCATACAAGCACCTGCTGGTCAGCGCGACAGGGCAAGGTGGTCGAGTTCAGGGGATTTCTGGGAACGGTGGACTTTGCGCCTGCGGAACCGGAGCTGTTCTGGCCCTTTCTCCGGCTCGGGCAGCGGCTGCATATCGGTAAGCAGGCCAGTAAGGGGTTCGGGCGATATCAGCTGTTGGAAAGGTGA
- a CDS encoding nucleotidyltransferase family protein → MRKNSILATLKDEKEHIERCFSVNSIGLFGSFARDDIHSKSDIDILVTFSEPTFNHYMELKFYLEDLFGRPVDLVMEQTVKKRLKKMIQQETLYV, encoded by the coding sequence ATGAGAAAAAATAGTATTTTGGCGACGCTAAAAGATGAAAAAGAGCATATTGAGCGGTGTTTTTCAGTAAACAGCATCGGCCTATTCGGCTCGTTTGCCCGCGATGACATACACAGCAAAAGCGATATAGATATCCTGGTCACTTTTTCGGAACCGACCTTTAACCATTATATGGAACTGAAATTTTATCTGGAAGACCTCTTCGGGAGACCGGTTGATCTCGTTATGGAGCAGACCGTAAAAAAACGACTGAAAAAGATGATTCAACAGGAAACCCTGTATGTATAG
- a CDS encoding HepT-like ribonuclease domain-containing protein, with the protein MYRDWKVYIEDIIAAVEKIERYTHRQNQELFLSNEEKQDAVIRNLEIIGEAAGHQIFFGGFFVMS; encoded by the coding sequence ATGTATAGAGACTGGAAAGTCTATATTGAAGACATTATCGCTGCTGTTGAAAAAATAGAGAGGTATACCCATCGTCAGAATCAGGAACTTTTTCTGAGTAATGAAGAAAAACAGGACGCTGTTATTCGGAATCTTGAAATAATCGGCGAAGCGGCCGGGCATCAAATTTTTTTCGGCGGATTTTTCGTGATGTCATAA
- a CDS encoding UPF0175 family protein has protein sequence MSTLNIQFEVPRMALAQTGLDLENISRDVKQMFAIFLYEHKKISLSKACEIGGMTQWEFFEMNKAVKTSIHYNKEDLKNDMEKLADV, from the coding sequence ATGAGTACATTGAACATACAATTTGAAGTGCCAAGAATGGCACTTGCCCAGACAGGGCTGGATTTGGAAAATATAAGCCGTGATGTTAAACAGATGTTCGCAATCTTTCTTTATGAGCACAAAAAAATTTCTTTAAGCAAAGCCTGTGAAATAGGCGGGATGACACAGTGGGAATTCTTTGAAATGAATAAAGCCGTGAAGACATCCATTCATTACAACAAGGAAGACCTGAAGAACGATATGGAGAAACTGGCGGATGTCTAA
- a CDS encoding ComF family protein, whose product MAYLLLEEAHQVTKNFIRSFFSASLNLLFPPSCPSCMISTGKGTGYLCEDCLARLQLITPPLCTCCGTPLTLGDNRLCLTCLDSPLPFQARSCFLYQEPISTLIRQVKFTGNLTGLRSLAALARETPAFQNLNKPDLLLPVPLHIQRLRERGFNQSLLLARACFPEWKPLIRFDILKRQRSTIPQTRLSGKARRNNLHKAFAIASPHLVQGKQILLVDDVFTTGSTLRECAKILLEAGAAEITAFTIARSGVTG is encoded by the coding sequence ATGGCGTATTTACTGTTAGAGGAGGCTCATCAGGTGACCAAAAACTTCATTCGTTCTTTTTTCTCCGCTTCTCTCAATCTTCTCTTTCCCCCGTCTTGCCCCTCCTGCATGATATCAACCGGGAAAGGCACCGGATACTTGTGTGAAGATTGCCTGGCCCGTTTACAGCTTATCACCCCGCCCTTGTGTACCTGCTGCGGCACGCCGCTGACACTCGGGGACAACCGCCTCTGCCTCACCTGCCTGGACAGCCCCCTGCCTTTTCAGGCCCGATCATGCTTTCTCTATCAGGAGCCGATAAGCACGCTTATCCGCCAAGTCAAATTCACTGGCAACCTCACCGGCCTGCGCTCTCTTGCAGCCTTGGCACGAGAAACACCCGCCTTTCAGAACCTCAACAAACCGGATCTTCTCCTCCCTGTTCCTCTGCACATTCAGCGCCTGCGCGAGCGGGGCTTTAACCAATCGCTGCTCCTGGCAAGGGCCTGTTTTCCCGAATGGAAGCCACTCATCCGCTTCGACATCCTGAAACGCCAGCGATCCACTATTCCTCAAACCCGGCTTAGCGGCAAGGCTCGCCGTAATAATCTCCACAAGGCCTTTGCTATAGCATCCCCCCATCTCGTACAGGGAAAACAAATTCTTTTAGTGGATGATGTTTTCACCACCGGCTCAACGCTCAGGGAATGCGCAAAAATTTTATTAGAGGCAGGAGCAGCAGAAATTACAGCCTTTACCATCGCCAGAAGCGGCGTTACGGGATAA
- a CDS encoding diguanylate cyclase, protein MKKQFHNIYTPNRLLRFLLLVIPVMLLSAFISLLFYLDEKRHQDDLHKGEETYVIGHHEQRIRETFLNITSDINILSKLYSENSHKEHPENALKNFEQILRIFSEHKQVYDQARLINNEGMEKIRINLVAGQSVLVPQEKLQNKGGRYYFQDSIKLKQGEVFISPFDLNMEHCTIEIPHKPMLRFGAPVFDHTGKKQGVVILNYLGQEILNQLTEDTSDRLNGKLMLLNRDGYWLHGEQQEDNWAFMWPEKADRTFGARYPEAWKTISKQNRGQFQINKTLFTFTTIRPLTTGMISGIGGCFSPSEQQSQKIKAGDYYWKLVTKLPLTQIEQEHLAPVRYSLLLFNILLFILLGPLGWLLISFYTGREATRQELNHFKNVLDKTHDCVFMFDPKTMYFTYVNQGAQKQVGYSPEEFLKLRPVDIKPEFTEEKFQKIATTLIKEESKALFFQTVHEHKNGTRIPVEIHLQYIEPEHSAACFVAIVRDISERRKAEEALKAAHQRLLTVLDSMDAMVYVIDADSYEILFLNRYAEEIFGDLTGTICWKGLQKERNKPCDFCPNDLLRNSSEYADKSYVWERRNPFNKRWYELHDRVIRWFDGRDVKIQIATDITERKIMEQQLHYNAYHDCLTGLANRLLFYERLKQELTAAEKNTTKLALVFIDLNKFKPVNDQYGHDIGDLLLQEVARRLLSSVQETDLVARMGGDEFVLLLPDVQGTDEVMQVIRKLNTALEDPCQLSLTLVLTISAAMGTAIYPDDGTSEDELLNAADRRMYSNKREGEA, encoded by the coding sequence ATGAAAAAACAGTTTCATAACATATATACTCCGAATAGACTGCTTCGCTTTCTCCTTCTGGTTATTCCAGTCATGCTCCTGAGTGCCTTCATCTCTCTTCTTTTCTATCTGGATGAAAAAAGACATCAGGACGATCTGCACAAAGGGGAAGAAACCTATGTCATAGGGCACCACGAGCAACGAATACGCGAAACATTCCTCAACATAACGAGCGACATAAACATATTAAGTAAGTTATATTCAGAAAACTCCCATAAGGAGCATCCTGAAAATGCCCTCAAAAATTTTGAACAAATACTGCGTATTTTCTCAGAACATAAGCAAGTATACGATCAAGCCCGGCTGATCAACAACGAGGGCATGGAAAAGATACGCATTAATCTTGTTGCCGGTCAAAGTGTCCTCGTTCCCCAAGAAAAACTCCAAAATAAGGGGGGACGCTATTATTTTCAGGATTCGATCAAGCTCAAGCAGGGAGAGGTCTTTATCTCCCCCTTTGACCTGAATATGGAGCATTGCACCATCGAAATACCCCATAAGCCCATGCTCCGTTTCGGAGCTCCTGTTTTTGATCACACAGGCAAGAAGCAAGGAGTCGTCATACTCAATTATCTTGGCCAGGAAATTCTCAACCAACTGACTGAGGATACCAGCGATCGTCTTAACGGTAAGCTTATGCTTCTGAACCGGGACGGATACTGGTTACATGGAGAGCAACAGGAAGATAACTGGGCCTTTATGTGGCCGGAGAAAGCGGACCGAACCTTTGGGGCCAGATATCCTGAGGCCTGGAAAACAATCTCAAAACAGAATAGAGGGCAGTTTCAGATTAACAAAACCCTTTTCACCTTTACAACAATCCGTCCCCTCACCACAGGAATGATTTCCGGTATCGGAGGATGCTTTTCTCCCTCTGAGCAACAGAGTCAGAAAATCAAAGCTGGAGACTATTACTGGAAACTGGTCACCAAACTCCCCCTCACCCAAATAGAACAAGAACACCTCGCTCCAGTCCGATACAGCCTCTTGCTGTTTAATATCCTCCTTTTTATTCTGCTGGGACCTCTTGGCTGGCTTCTGATCAGTTTTTACACAGGCCGTGAGGCAACCCGCCAGGAGTTAAATCATTTTAAAAATGTTTTGGACAAGACCCATGACTGTGTCTTCATGTTTGACCCCAAGACAATGTATTTCACCTACGTCAATCAGGGGGCACAAAAACAGGTCGGTTACAGCCCCGAAGAATTTCTCAAGCTGAGACCGGTTGATATTAAACCTGAATTTACGGAAGAAAAATTTCAAAAAATAGCAACTACGTTAATTAAGGAAGAAAGCAAGGCCCTGTTCTTCCAAACTGTACATGAGCATAAAAACGGGACCAGGATCCCCGTTGAGATCCACCTCCAGTATATCGAACCGGAACACAGTGCAGCCTGCTTTGTTGCTATCGTCCGTGATATAAGCGAGAGAAGAAAGGCGGAAGAGGCCTTGAAGGCAGCTCATCAACGGCTTCTCACCGTCCTGGACAGTATGGATGCGATGGTCTATGTCATTGATGCAGACTCATACGAAATCCTCTTTCTCAACAGATACGCTGAAGAAATTTTCGGCGATCTTACAGGGACCATCTGCTGGAAGGGCTTACAAAAAGAGCGCAATAAACCTTGTGATTTCTGCCCCAACGACCTTCTGCGCAACAGCAGTGAATATGCGGACAAGAGCTATGTCTGGGAACGGCGAAATCCGTTCAATAAACGATGGTACGAACTCCACGATCGGGTCATTCGATGGTTTGATGGCCGTGATGTCAAAATCCAAATCGCCACCGATATCACGGAACGCAAAATTATGGAGCAACAGCTACATTATAATGCCTACCATGATTGCCTGACAGGATTGGCAAACAGGCTGCTTTTCTATGAACGCCTGAAACAGGAATTGACTGCTGCGGAAAAGAACACTACAAAATTGGCCCTGGTTTTTATTGATCTAAATAAATTCAAACCGGTTAACGATCAGTACGGACATGATATCGGGGATCTTCTTCTTCAGGAGGTGGCCAGACGCCTGCTTTCCTCTGTCCAGGAGACAGATCTGGTTGCCCGAATGGGCGGAGATGAGTTTGTTCTTTTACTCCCCGACGTACAAGGAACAGACGAGGTAATGCAGGTAATCAGGAAGCTCAATACGGCTTTGGAAGATCCTTGCCAGCTGTCCCTCACCCTGGTACTGACGATCTCCGCTGCGATGGGTACAGCGATCTACCCGGACGACGGGACCTCAGAGGATGAGCTCTTGAATGCGGCTGATAGGAGGATGTACAGCAATAAGCGGGAGGGAGAGGCATAA